GGATATCTGCGAACGTGAGAAAATAAAGTAAGCAGGTTATTTTATCAGGCCAATATTTACCTATCGCCTTTAATAACTTGAATATCCCGAAGGGTCCGGCGAAGCCGGCGCTTTTCAATAAAACCATAGAAAATATTCTGCATGATACCCTGGAACAGTTTCTTCACGGGAGTTCTATAGCACTCTCAACATAAACCAACAATCATTTGAGGAAAATTCTGTATAGCAGCAGCGGAACGTGCCGCCTTCGGCGGATGATTGCTTTGTTTTTAGCTTACAGATCGGTTTTATGGATAAAAATTAGGCAAAAGCATTATCGATCATATATACAGGCTCTCTGTGTAGCCAAAAAACAAAATACGTAAAAAAAAAGAAATCAATGCAGGAAACCTGCATCAATTCCAAACACTGGATCCTAAACACTTGATCCTTTTTATTCCGGTTTCTGGTGAATGATCGTTCTGACAGGGAACGGGATCTCAATACCTTCTTTCTCAAACTCGATATTGATCTTGGTATTGACCTCATTTATAACTGTGAATTTCTCGCCAGGGTGGGTTACCCACATTATCATGGCAAAGTCCAGACTGAAATCCCCGTGATTATCGAACCTGACATAAGGTACGGGATCGTCAAGTACGAAATTTACACTTTTTGCAATATTTGTCAGGACAGTACGCACCTTCTCCACATCTGAACCATAAGCAACGCCAATTGTCACCTTGACCATCATCGTTTCTTCAGGAGAAGTGTAATTTGTGATCTTGCTGTTGGCAATTATGCTGTTTGGAATAACGATCATGTTGTTATAGAGGTTCTTTATCCTCGTACTGCGAATACCGACTTCCTGAACTATACCTATCTCGCCATCGTCTATCTCTATCCTGTCCCCTGGCTTGAAAGGCTGATCAAAGTAAATAGAGATACCACCGAAGAACTGGGAGATCGTATCCTGTGCGGCAAAGGCAACTGCCAGACCCACGATACCTGCTGATGCGAAAAGAGGCAGTATGTCTGCATCCCACACACATTTCAATATTGCAAGGATACCGAAGAAAACGATAAGCACGTCAACCAGGTTCTTGAACAGAGGAAGAAGTTCATCGTCCATTTTGGTATCGGTTTTCCTGACAAGATGAGAGAAAACATGCTTGAAAAGTATCTTATCGATCTTTAGCAGTGCAAATATCCACAGGATACCCAGACCTGTCAGAAGAAAGCCCACGATGATCTCTATAGCTGAATTCCCAGGGAACACTATCTCTGCGGCTATAAAAGTTCCCACAAAGGCTACCGTATAAAATATTGGTTTTTTAAGCGCATCAACAATAAGGTCGTCACAGTCATAACGTGTCTTTGCAGCATAATGCATGAAAACCTTTTCAAACAAAATGTCTGCAATAAAAGCCAGTACAACTGCTGCAACGACAACTATGGTTGCAGCAACGGTATCCGAAGCAAAAGCCCCGGACTTAGACTGCACAAGCTGATTTATATAAACAGGAATAGTATTATTCAGAAACATGCAGCTTGCATTGAATAAAACGTATATAAACTTTTTTAAACTAATAACAGGTTTAGGGAGTGGAGAAAAATAGGAACGATAAATCGCTCCCCACATTCATTCGATTCAGTTGCCTATATTACAAAACCGGAAGTATCTTCCACCATTCCAAGACCGCTTCCAGTTTCTTCAAGCGTGATGACACCAGAGTCAGTTTCAACTTTCAGGTCCATGACCTCAACGAGATTCTCAATATAATTGAAATTGAAATTGTTCGTGAAACTGAAAGATTCCTTACAATAGCTCTTCATAACCACAAAAACCCGGTTTCCTTCCGCCGTGATGACCCATCTCTTATCCCCTTTAGCAGAGGGATATTCCTGAACACGGGCTTTTTTGAAATTATGCATTTTCTTTGTACTCGCATCGTAAAAGCTCATGGAATTATAGACATCATATTCCAGTCCCATGACCTCAATGCTGGGTATGTAATACGTAAGAATGGAACCATTTCTGAAAACGACCCTTGACCATTTCCATGGAATGAACGGACCTACTACAATGACCTTCTGAGCATAACATTTGCCTGAGAAATCCCTGCCTGAAAGACGGCCATCAAAATCAAAGTAAAGGTTTGCAAGCCTGTATCCGAAAAGGCCCTTGAACTGCTCTGATAACTCTGAGTTGAACTCATCACCTTCAGGTTCATTTATAGCCAGGGAACAAAGTTCATTGTCACCTTCCATTATCGTAAGGGAATACTCCGGGAACATACCTCTGAACTCTGCACGAATATCATCATTAGAACAGGATATCACTCCATTTTTCACCTCAATGATACACAGGTCATCTGATATGTTCCGCTGGCCTTCATCATATTGCCATGAAACACAATAGCCTTCTGTACGGTCATCAGCTACCTGGCTGTCCTCCACATATCGGCCGTTTACTTCGATATCCCCGGCAGACCTGCCAAACATCAGGAAGAACTGACGCCTTGAACCATCATCTGCTGTGAACTTCATGAACCAGTACTCTTTACCGAAAAGAGGGAGTTCTTCAAATGAGAACAGAAGCTCATCGATACTCCTGCCTGACTTTTTCTTTAAAAGCAGCCTTTCGATCTTATCCTTACTTTCTTTCAGTTCATCAATTGAATCGATAAATGCCTGCTTTTCTTTTTCAGGCAGCTTTTTGATGTAATCATTCCTTTCTTTTATAAAATTAAGAAGCCTGTCCTTTTCCGCTTTGATAAGATCTTCAAAACCTACGTTTCCGGATTCTTTTCCGTTTTTACTGCCATTTGCTGATGCCAATATGATCGCCCTCTGTTTCAGATAACGTATTTTCAACTCTGCATAAATCATTTCCGCAAGAAAGCTAATATAGTGCACGACAGATTATCGAATAATGAAAGAACGGAATTCTGATGTTGCACCGGTGTGGATCGAGAAAGGACTCAATGAACAAGATCCTGAAAAAAAGCTGCATTACTTCGGCCTGGCGCTGGAGCTTGACCCCAACAATCCGGTGGCGCTCAACAACAAGGGAATGCTATTGTACAAGAAAGGAGAACTTCACGAAGCTATCGATTGCTACGACAGGATACTCAAACAGTACAACATGTCCAGATACCTTCCTGCCCTGTATAACAAAGCTCTGGCACTAAAAAAAATGGGACGCTTTGAGGCTGCCCTGACATTCATGAACAGGGCACTGAAACAACAGCCTGAAAATGAGAAGATCAAGCTGCATGTAGAGAACCTCACACGCATCATCGAAGGGAAAAAAGAGATCAAACCACGAAAGGAAACTCAGATCCCAATAGAAAAACTTGCTGTCAATCAAATCTACACCCAATGGGAACCACCGGCAGTAAGCACACTGCTTGCATATGAGATGAAATGCAGCCAGAAGGATATCAAATACTACAAAGGCTTTGGAGAAGACCTTGTTAAAGAAAAGATAATTCAGGACAAACTCAACCGAAGAACATACTGCTGTGGAACATGCAAATTCCGTAAAGAAGACCTGTGCCAGCACAAGGATACAAAAGCGATGCTGATCTCATCAAATGCTATATGCCATAACTTCAGACCGGAATAAGAATGAATGCTAAAAAAATGATGATTAAAAAAGAAAATAAAAAGGGTATCAGAGGATACCCAGATCGGTCAGACGTTCGGGAAGATACCTGTCCGTCACGAAATCCAGACCTTTTCCTGCGAAGGCCTGCTGTTCGGCCTTTTTGTTAATTTCAAGCTGAAGGGTTATCTGCTCTTTCCAGTAATCGCTGGCAAACCTCGGATCTGTAAGTTCGCTTCTAAGAGCTGCAACGTCCTTGTCCGTGAGCTTATCCGTGGACAATTCGTATTCTACAATATCAGAAGGCTGAACACCAATGAACTGCGCACCAGGTGTTGCCATATGCTCTGAAAGGTGGGCACTTTTAATAGCACCGTAAGCCACTGACGCAAAGATACGATATGACCAGGGGTCACCATCAGTAAAGACAACAACAGGAATGTTCATTTCCTCATTCATTCTCTTGATGATACGCCTTGTGGAACGTGCAGGCTGACCTTTGAGGTGCACAAGAATGGCATCATGTCTTTCATCAAAACCATTCTCGATAAGTCTGGCATACATACCACCAGTCTCAACGGCAATGATGAATTTTGCATCAGTGTCAAGGAATTCAATATTCTCAACATTGAAAGGTATCTGGTAACCGCTCTCGCCTATGTCTTCCTGGCAATGAATAACACGGTCTCCACGCTTTGTTTCTTCACGAAGGCGAATAGGACCGAACATTGTTGCACCGTCCTCTTCAGGACGCATGTGGAAATATTCTCTCTGAAGACCGGAAATGATCTCAAGGTCTTCAATGAGCCTGTCACTTTCCGGCTGTTCACGGAACTTTGCTATATCCCAGTTCTCAGAGATATAATACAGCTCTCTTAAAGTAGACCCCCTGTTCTGTCCAAGGTGGTTTTTTACCAGGAAATCTATGACATGGCTGGTTTTCAATAGCTGAAAAGCACCTTTTACAGTTTTAGCGCTTCTTTCGGTTTCCCGGTCACCATATACCCACACATCACTGTCCTCACTGTACTCGATATTGGCTTTGGTACGGCTGGGAAGTGATACATTTGGTACAATCTCATCAGTGAACTGATCGTACAATTCACCTGCAAGACCAAGTAATCGACCGCTTGCAATCTCATCATGCTCTTTTTTCTGCGGAGAAATATTATCTGCCATTCATTTACCCCCTGATAGCTTTTGCACCGGTAACAAGCTCTTCATCAAGACCCTCCACTATCAAAGTGGGTAATTTTGCAATCTCAGCCTCGCTGAGCGTTGCCACAGAGTAACTGAGAACCTTGGATGAACCGGGAGCAACACTTAATTTCCAGATATAATCAAAATCACTACCCATGCTTATCACCTTGGGTTGTGGCACTGCATTTTCAATTTTGAACGGTACCATATCATGCACATTGAAATCCTGTTTTTTGCCTGTGTAATTCTTTGCCCTTATGGAGATCTTTGCACCTCCATTACCATCAGATTCTACTATCCTGTCAACAAGAAGGTTGCCCATAACTTTGGCAACTACAGGATTTATGTCAGGAACATCACGTTCAAGGGTTTCAGCAAGTTTGCTGGCTAATTTTGGTAGCACCTTTGTGATGATGATCTCTTTCT
The sequence above is a segment of the uncultured Methanolobus sp. genome. Coding sequences within it:
- a CDS encoding tetratricopeptide repeat protein → MKERNSDVAPVWIEKGLNEQDPEKKLHYFGLALELDPNNPVALNNKGMLLYKKGELHEAIDCYDRILKQYNMSRYLPALYNKALALKKMGRFEAALTFMNRALKQQPENEKIKLHVENLTRIIEGKKEIKPRKETQIPIEKLAVNQIYTQWEPPAVSTLLAYEMKCSQKDIKYYKGFGEDLVKEKIIQDKLNRRTYCCGTCKFRKEDLCQHKDTKAMLISSNAICHNFRPE
- a CDS encoding DNA topoisomerase IV subunit A — translated: MADNISPQKKEHDEIASGRLLGLAGELYDQFTDEIVPNVSLPSRTKANIEYSEDSDVWVYGDRETERSAKTVKGAFQLLKTSHVIDFLVKNHLGQNRGSTLRELYYISENWDIAKFREQPESDRLIEDLEIISGLQREYFHMRPEEDGATMFGPIRLREETKRGDRVIHCQEDIGESGYQIPFNVENIEFLDTDAKFIIAVETGGMYARLIENGFDERHDAILVHLKGQPARSTRRIIKRMNEEMNIPVVVFTDGDPWSYRIFASVAYGAIKSAHLSEHMATPGAQFIGVQPSDIVEYELSTDKLTDKDVAALRSELTDPRFASDYWKEQITLQLEINKKAEQQAFAGKGLDFVTDRYLPERLTDLGIL
- a CDS encoding mechanosensitive ion channel family protein; this encodes MFLNNTIPVYINQLVQSKSGAFASDTVAATIVVVAAVVLAFIADILFEKVFMHYAAKTRYDCDDLIVDALKKPIFYTVAFVGTFIAAEIVFPGNSAIEIIVGFLLTGLGILWIFALLKIDKILFKHVFSHLVRKTDTKMDDELLPLFKNLVDVLIVFFGILAILKCVWDADILPLFASAGIVGLAVAFAAQDTISQFFGGISIYFDQPFKPGDRIEIDDGEIGIVQEVGIRSTRIKNLYNNMIVIPNSIIANSKITNYTSPEETMMVKVTIGVAYGSDVEKVRTVLTNIAKSVNFVLDDPVPYVRFDNHGDFSLDFAMIMWVTHPGEKFTVINEVNTKINIEFEKEGIEIPFPVRTIIHQKPE